In Humulus lupulus chromosome 7, drHumLupu1.1, whole genome shotgun sequence, the following are encoded in one genomic region:
- the LOC133790586 gene encoding tryptophan--tRNA ligase, cytoplasmic gives MEKKEETQGQGQGQEPEQEQVVNPWEVSAKDGGKIDYDKLIDQFGCQRLDQSLIDRVHRLTSRPPHVFLRRGVFFAHRDFNDILDAYERGQKFYLYTGRGPSSEALHLGHLIPFMFTKYLQDAFKVPLVIQLTDDEKCMWKNLSVEESQRLARENAKDIIACGFDISRTFIFSDFDYVGGAFYQNMVRVAKCVTLNKVTGIFGFSGEDHIGKISFPPIQAVPSFPSSFPHIFQGKDNPRCLIPCAIDQDPYFRMTRDVAPRLGYHKPALIESSFFPALQGETGKMSASDPNSAIYVTDSAKDIKNKVNKYAFSGGQDSIEKHRKLGANLEVDIPIKYLGFFLEDDAELEHIRTEYGAGRMLTGEVKQRLIQVLSEIVERHGKARAAVTDEMVDAFMAVRPLPNMFN, from the exons ATGGAGAAGAAAGAGGAGACCCAAGGCCAAGGCCAAGGCCAAGAACCAGAGCAAGAGCAGGTGGTCAATCCATGGGAGGTATCGGCCAAAGACGGAGGCAAGATAGACTACGACAAGCTCATCGACCAGTTCGGTTGCCAGAGACTAGACCAGTCCCTCATCGACCGTGTTCACCGTCTCACCTCTCGCCCTCCCCACGTTTTCCTCCGTCGTGGTGTCTTCTTCGCTCACCG GGACTTCAATGATATTCTGGATGCGTACGAGAGAGGCCAGAAGTTTTATCTCTATACTGGACGAGGTCCATCTTCTGAGGCTCTGCATTTGGGCCATCTCATTCCCTTTATGTTCACCAA ATACTTGCAAGACGCGTTTAAGGTTCCTCTGGTCATACAGCTCACTGATGACGAGAAATGTATGTGGAAAAATCTCTCCGTAGAGGAAAGTCAGAGACTTGCTCGGGAGAATGCTAAAGACATTATTGCTTGTGGGTTTGACATTTCGAGAACCTTCATCTTCAGTGATTTTGATTACGTTGGTGG TGCATTTTACCAAAATATGGTGAGGGTGGCTAAATGTGTCACTTTAAATAAG GTTACTGGGATTTTTGGTTTTTCTGGAGAGGATCATATTGGGAAAATTAGTTTTCCACCAATCCAG GCTGTGCCATCGTTTCCTAGTTCATTTCCACATATTTTCCAGGGTAAAGATAATCCCCGTTGCTTAATTCCTTGTGCAATTGACCAG GATCCTTATTTCAGAATGACACGAGATGTTGCTCCTCGCTTAGGATATCACAAGCCTGCACTGATTGAATCATCATTCTTTCCTGCCTTGCAG GGTGAGACAGGAAAAATGTCTGCTAGTGATCCAAATTCTGCCATATATGTCACTGATTCTGCAAAGGATATTAAGAACAAG GTGAACAAGTATGCATTCTCTGGTGGACAAGATTCTATAGAGAAACACAGAAAGTTAGGAGCCAATCTTGAG GTTGATATACCAATCAAATACCTTGGTTTTTTCCTAGAGGATGATGCAGAGCTTGAACACATTAGGACG GAGTATGGTGCGGGCCGCATGCTAACTGGTGAGGTGAAGCAACGACTCATTCAAGTTTTGTCCGAAATCGTAGAAAGACATGGTAAAGCTAGAGCTGCTGTTACAGATGAG ATGGTGGATGCATTTATGGCAGTGAGGCCTCTTCCCAATATGTTCAACTGA
- the LOC133790584 gene encoding uncharacterized protein LOC133790584 produces MADHSLVPNNHSLVPNDHSLVPNDHSLVQEASLLMVDHSLAIGQEFPDVETCRRALKDIAIAMHFDLRIVKSDRSRFIAKCSKEGCPWRVHVAKCSGVSTFTVRTLHGEHTCEGVRNLHHQQASVGWVARSVEARIRDNPQYKPKEILQDIRDQHGVAVSYMQAWRGKERSMAALHGTFEEGYRLLPAYCEQIRKTNPGSIASVFATGQENCFQRLFVSYRASIYGFINACRPLLELDKANLKGKYLGTILCASAVDADDALFPLAIAIVDGESDENWMWFMSELRKLLGVNTENMPRLTILSERQRGIVEAVETHFPSAFHGFCLRYVSENFRDTFKNTKLVNIFWNAVEALTTVEFESKISEMVEISQDVIPWFDHFPPQLWAVAYFEGVRYRHCNLKVTELLYNWALECHELPIVQMMEHVRQQLTSWFDERRDMGLRMTSILVPSAEKRIAEAIADARCYQVLRANEVEFEIVSTERTNIVDIRTRICSCRRWQIYGLPCAHAAAALISCRHNVHQFAEPCFTVGSYRETYSQVINPIPDKSMWHEQGEGAEGGNAKAEITIRPPKTRRPPGRPKKKVPRVENFKRPKRVVQCGRCHMLGHSQKKCTMPG; encoded by the coding sequence ATGGCTGATCATTCTTTAGTTCCCAATAATCATTCTTTAGTTCCCAATGATCATTCTTTAGTTCCCAACGATCATTCTTTGGTTCAAGAAGCTTCTCTTCTTATGGTAGATCATTCATTAGCCATAGGGCAAGAGTTTCCTGATGTTGAAACTTGTCGAAGAGCATTGAAGGATATTGCTATAGCAATGCATTTTGATCTTCGAATAGTGAAATCTGATCGTAGCCGATTTATAGCAAAGTGCTCCAAAGAAGGTTGTCCATGGCGTGTGCATGTAGCAAAATGTTCTGGAGTTTCAACATTCACTGTTAGAACCCTGCATGGAGAACATACTTGTGAAGGAGTTCGGAACCTTCATCATCAGCAAGCATCAGTTGGTTGGGTTGCTAGATCTGTTGAGGCACGTATTCGAGATAATCCACAATACAAACCAAAGGAAATCCTACAAGATATCCGTGATCAACATGGAGTCGCTGTATCTTACATGCAAGCCTGGCGTGGAAAGGAGCGTAGTATGGCTGCCCTTCATGGAACTTTTGAAGAGGGATATCGTCTTCTTCCAGCATACTGTGAGCAAATAAGGAAGACCAATCCTGGAAGCATTGCTTCAGTTTTCGCAACCGGTCAAGAAAATTGCTTCCAACGCCTCTTTGTATCTTATCGTGCATCTATTTATGGGTTTATAAATGCTTGCAGACCACTTCTAGAGCTGGATAAAGCAAACCTTAAGGGGAAATATTTGGGTACAATACTTTGTGCTTCAGCTGTTGATGCTGATGATGCTCTGTTTCCCTTGGCTATAGCTATTGTAGATGGAGAAAGTGATGAAAATTGGATGTGGTTCATGTCAGAATTGCGGAAGCTTCTTGGAGTGAACACCGAAAACATGCCTAGACTAACGATACTATCTGAAAGACAAAGGGGAATTGTAGAGGCAGTAGAAACACATTTTCCAAGCGCTTTCCATGGCTTCTGTCTGCGATATGTGAGTGAAAATTTCCGGGACACATTCAAGAACACCAAGTTGGTGAATATCTTTTGGAATGCTGTTGAAGCCCTCACAACAGTTGAGTTTGAAAGCAAGATAAGTGAGATGGTAGAGATCTCACAAGATGTGATACCTTGGTTTGATCACTTCCCTCCCCAACTTTGGGCTGTAGCATATTTTGAGGGGGTACGGTATCGTCATTGCAATCTGAAAGTCACAGAGTTGTTGTATAATTGGGCCCTTGAGTGTCATGAGCTCCCAATTGTGCAAATGATGGAGCATGTTCGCCAACAATTGACATCTTGGTTTGACGAGCGTCGAGATATGGGCTTGCGGATGACCTCTATTCTTGTTCCATCAGCTGAGAAGCGGATTGCAGAGGCAATTGCAGATGCCCGGTGCTATCAAGTACTTCGCGCAAACGAAGTTGAGTTTGAGATTGTGTCAACCGAAAGGACAAATATTGTGGACATAAGAACCCGAATATGTTCTTGTCGCCGTTGGCAGATATATGGTTTACCTTGTGCACATGCTGCTGCTGCGCTTATTTCTTGCAGGCACAATGTACATCAATTTGCAGAGCCGTGTTTCACGGTAGGGAGTTATCGAGAGACCTACTCGCAGGTAATAAATCCTATTCCAGATAAGAGCATGTGGCATGAACAAGGCGAGGGAGCAGAGGGTGGAAACGCGAAGGCTGAGATCACGATACGCCCACCCAAAACCCGCCGGCCTCCAGGTAGACCCAAGAAGAAGGTCCCACGAGTAGAAAACTTCAAGCGTCCAAAGAGAGTTGTTCAATGTGGCCGGTGCCATATGTTAGGACATTCTCAAAAGAAATGCACAATGCCAGGTTAA